In a single window of the Vicinamibacterales bacterium genome:
- a CDS encoding sigma-70 family RNA polymerase sigma factor, translating into MFRSVYDGKWSVGSTRMFGALMAWTDEELVSRSVRGDHDSFNQLVVRWQRPIYALAYRVIGHEEDARDVCQETFLRAFRGIKGFKGEAKFSSWLYRIALNLCRDKNRSAQRSPLNKVSDDVDVLDLAPADVAGSSLEDQVGWSELGSEISRAMMTIPDEQRTAIVLKEYQGFTFREIADFQGCPVSTVKTRVYQGLTRLRQELESRGIDRVATFPSRAPDAGMRQRMRRVT; encoded by the coding sequence GTGTTCCGTTCAGTTTATGACGGTAAATGGAGTGTGGGGTCTACGAGGATGTTTGGTGCGCTAATGGCCTGGACCGACGAGGAATTGGTGTCCCGCTCGGTTCGTGGTGACCACGATAGTTTTAACCAACTCGTGGTCCGCTGGCAGAGACCAATTTACGCTTTGGCCTACCGAGTGATTGGACACGAAGAGGACGCACGGGATGTATGCCAGGAGACCTTTCTTCGGGCATTCCGCGGTATTAAGGGTTTTAAGGGAGAGGCGAAGTTTTCATCTTGGCTGTACCGGATTGCGCTCAATCTTTGCCGCGACAAGAATCGTAGTGCCCAACGGTCACCGCTAAATAAGGTGTCGGACGACGTCGACGTGCTTGACCTGGCACCGGCTGATGTAGCTGGTAGTTCGCTTGAAGACCAGGTTGGCTGGAGTGAGTTGGGTAGTGAAATCTCCCGGGCAATGATGACAATTCCGGATGAACAGCGCACAGCGATCGTCTTGAAGGAATATCAGGGTTTCACCTTTCGGGAGATTGCTGATTTCCAGGGTTGTCCGGTGAGCACGGTAAAGACGAGGGTGTATCAGGGGCTCACTCGCCTCCGACAGGAGCTTGAGTCCCGAGGGATTGACCGTGTGGCGACGTTTCCGTCACGAGCCCCGGACGCAGGGATGCGGCAGAGAATGAGGAGAGTGACATGA
- the trmFO gene encoding methylenetetrahydrofolate--tRNA-(uracil(54)-C(5))-methyltransferase (FADH(2)-oxidizing) TrmFO, with translation MIHVIGGGLAGSEAAWQAASMGVEVRLYEMRPVRSTAVHSTDRLAELVCSNSFRGNKLENAVGLLKEEMRRMGSLVIRTGDRTRVPAGTALAVDRKLFADEVTAAVQAHPLITIDRTEIEAIPKGLTPMEPSIIATGPLTSERLSADIAAFVGADHLYFYDAISPIVLAETIDWKRVFRASRWGRDSVETLSVTSSDQQSGDYVNCPLTADEYGRFFEALTNAESATVHDFDHTKFFEGCLPIEVIASRGRDTLRFGPMKPVGLIDPHGGGPPPHAVVQLRQDNLAGDHFSLVGFQTQLKWGEQDRVLRLIPGLEQAEFVRFGMIHRNTYINAPTVLRQTWQARQREDLFFAGQLSGVEGYVESAASGLMAGLNAAAIVQRREPLVAPRTTALGALAYYVSHAVPSDYQPTNIAFGIMPLLAKAPRRRAARRLATAERALRDLGVWRSEVGLECDAQSTQSFS, from the coding sequence ATGATTCATGTGATTGGCGGCGGTTTGGCTGGTAGCGAGGCGGCTTGGCAAGCGGCTTCAATGGGTGTTGAGGTCAGACTGTATGAAATGCGTCCGGTTCGCTCAACTGCTGTTCATTCCACCGACCGCCTCGCTGAACTCGTGTGCAGTAATTCCTTCCGTGGTAATAAATTGGAAAACGCTGTCGGGCTTCTCAAGGAAGAAATGCGGCGGATGGGCTCCCTCGTGATTCGGACTGGGGACCGGACCCGGGTACCTGCAGGCACGGCGCTAGCTGTCGACCGTAAACTCTTTGCTGATGAAGTGACTGCGGCGGTGCAGGCGCACCCGCTGATTACAATAGACAGGACAGAGATTGAGGCGATTCCTAAGGGACTTACGCCGATGGAGCCGTCAATCATCGCGACCGGTCCGTTGACGTCTGAGCGCCTATCGGCCGATATCGCAGCGTTCGTTGGTGCCGATCATCTGTACTTTTACGATGCGATTAGTCCAATTGTGCTTGCCGAGACAATTGATTGGAAGCGTGTATTTCGGGCATCGAGGTGGGGACGCGACTCGGTTGAAACCTTATCCGTCACATCTTCTGATCAGCAATCCGGTGATTATGTGAACTGTCCACTAACGGCCGACGAGTACGGCCGCTTCTTCGAGGCCTTAACGAACGCAGAGTCAGCCACGGTTCACGATTTTGACCACACCAAATTTTTTGAGGGATGCCTTCCCATCGAGGTAATAGCCAGTCGCGGTCGTGATACCCTGCGGTTCGGGCCGATGAAGCCAGTCGGTCTTATCGATCCACACGGCGGCGGGCCTCCGCCCCACGCTGTTGTGCAACTCAGGCAGGACAACTTAGCTGGCGATCACTTCAGTCTCGTCGGCTTTCAGACCCAACTGAAGTGGGGTGAACAAGATCGTGTACTTCGTCTAATCCCCGGCCTAGAGCAGGCTGAATTCGTGCGATTCGGTATGATTCATCGCAATACGTATATCAACGCGCCCACGGTTCTACGGCAGACTTGGCAAGCGCGTCAACGTGAGGACCTTTTCTTTGCCGGACAGTTGTCAGGGGTCGAGGGATACGTTGAGAGTGCGGCATCTGGCCTAATGGCCGGATTAAACGCCGCCGCTATCGTGCAGCGTCGGGAACCACTCGTTGCCCCTCGGACCACGGCGCTGGGGGCACTTGCATACTACGTGTCGCACGCCGTTCCTAGCGACTACCAGCCGACCAATATTGCTTTCGGTATCATGCCGCTACTGGCTAAGGCGCCGCGGCGAAGGGCCGCACGCCGTCTAGCCACCGCCGAGCGGGCACTTCGGGATTTAGGTGTGTGGCGGTCTGAAGTTGGACTTGAATGCGATGCTCAGTCAACTCAAAGCTTTTCTTGA
- the obgE gene encoding GTPase ObgE, translating to MFVDEVDIHVTAGHGGRGCLSFRREKFVPRGGPDGGDGGCGGSIHIIASPHHNTLVHYRFHPEFRARRGAHGEGANRSGRNGGDLELEVPVGTIVYEMAEDGPIELADLTDVGQQLLAAKGGLGGRGNARFATSTNQAPRHAEPGLEGEDRQLRLRLKLLADVGIVGFPNVGKSTLIAHISAARPKIADYPFTTLSPNLGVVGLSDNRSFVVADIPGLIEGAHSGYGLGHRFLSHLERTKVLVHIIDVSSASGRDPLNDYDAIRRELALYSTDPNDEVRPLDQRPQVVAANKIDALDEPSRLDRLSAVLREQEVPVYPISAVTGEGLQPLLEALWQTVSGTAQSVPPATQK from the coding sequence ATGTTCGTCGACGAAGTCGACATCCACGTCACCGCCGGCCACGGCGGTCGAGGCTGCCTGAGTTTTCGCCGAGAGAAGTTCGTCCCTCGAGGAGGTCCTGACGGCGGCGATGGTGGCTGTGGAGGCTCCATTCACATCATCGCCAGTCCCCATCACAACACACTGGTTCACTACCGATTTCATCCTGAGTTTCGTGCGCGGCGCGGCGCACATGGTGAGGGTGCGAATCGAAGTGGACGTAACGGCGGCGACCTCGAACTCGAAGTGCCAGTGGGCACCATCGTCTATGAAATGGCCGAAGATGGACCCATCGAATTGGCCGATCTGACCGATGTTGGTCAGCAGTTGCTCGCTGCTAAAGGTGGGTTGGGCGGCCGCGGCAACGCCAGATTTGCAACTTCGACCAACCAAGCGCCCCGTCATGCGGAACCTGGACTCGAAGGTGAAGACCGGCAACTACGGCTGAGGCTAAAGCTGCTAGCCGACGTAGGAATCGTCGGGTTCCCGAACGTGGGAAAATCGACTCTCATCGCACACATCTCAGCCGCACGACCAAAGATTGCAGACTATCCCTTCACCACACTGTCTCCTAATCTTGGTGTCGTGGGCCTGTCAGATAACCGCAGTTTTGTTGTCGCGGACATACCAGGTCTTATTGAAGGCGCCCACAGTGGCTATGGCCTAGGACATCGGTTTCTCAGTCATCTTGAGCGCACCAAGGTTCTGGTACACATCATCGACGTATCATCGGCGTCGGGTCGCGACCCGCTTAACGACTACGATGCGATCCGTCGTGAACTAGCCCTCTACTCCACCGATCCAAATGACGAAGTCAGGCCGCTTGACCAGCGACCTCAGGTAGTCGCCGCGAACAAGATTGATGCATTAGACGAACCGTCAAGGCTCGATCGTCTTAGTGCAGTGCTTCGCGAGCAGGAAGTGCCCGTTTATCCAATTTCCGCCGTCACCGGTGAGGGACTGCAACCGCTGCTTGAGGCCCTCTGGCAAACTGTGTCGGGAACCGCTCAATCGGTCCCGCCGGCAACACAAAAATGA
- the rplU gene encoding 50S ribosomal protein L21, whose protein sequence is MYAIIQSGGRQVRVSPGTLVTIDRVPKAAGQEISFDRVLLIGKDGGEIVTGSPYVTEASVVGVVDAVVRGPKIRVFQKKRRKGMRRTLGHRSVLTRVRVKDIRA, encoded by the coding sequence GTGTATGCAATCATTCAAAGCGGTGGGCGGCAGGTTCGGGTGAGCCCGGGCACGCTGGTCACGATCGACCGAGTCCCTAAGGCAGCTGGACAGGAAATCAGTTTCGACCGAGTACTGCTGATCGGCAAGGACGGCGGAGAGATTGTTACTGGTTCGCCTTATGTGACGGAGGCGTCAGTTGTGGGTGTTGTCGATGCTGTGGTCCGTGGACCGAAAATTAGAGTTTTTCAGAAGAAGCGTCGCAAGGGGATGCGACGGACTTTAGGGCACCGGAGTGTACTAACGCGTGTCCGGGTTAAAGACATTCGCGCATAG
- the topA gene encoding type I DNA topoisomerase, which translates to MPKSLMVVESPAKAKTINKYLGKDFKVVASMGHIRDLPKSKLGVDIDEGFIPAYEPIPGRKKVIKELRAAAKNAVHIYVATDPDREGEAIGWHLASELAGKKRKIHRLTFNEITKTAILEALEHPGDIDQRMVDAQQARRVLDRLVGYKLSPLLWDKVRRGLSAGRVQSVALRLICDREQAIERFQPEEYWHIFARLAAGQPHEFEAKLTKRDGETIKVGNEGESKVVLEAVANEPFIVDKIATKERKKSAAPPFITSKLQQASKMPVKRTMMIAQQLYEGIELPDDGSVGLITYMRTDSTRVSSQAIEDVRTHIAQVFGDDYLPKTPNTFRAKTGAQDAHEAIRPTSMRYDPETVKEHLTREQYSLYRMIWNRFVASQMPPARFDDTTVDIGAGLYTFRVKGSVLKFKGWMAAHDLNAEENATEGNGQKSNEPGDDILSGALPVMQQGEQLELKQLRPEQKFTQPPPRFSEATLVKELEENGIGRPSTYAAIIGVLQTREYVAKIEGRFKPTGLGKLVTELLAKSFDDILDVEYTKDLEDSLDKIEDGKADYRGTIENFYGKFSADLSQAAESMPNIKVEGLPSDEVCDKCNSPMIKKVGRFGLFLACSSYPDFQLTPVARKYLAERARSGSSMKLGRIGPRQLLALETLAEAKKGLAQSVLLKHAVAGATLQRLVVRGLLQVEGQCQNTRELENGDAGQDEVDETCENCGKDMVVKRGRFGQFLACSGYPDCKTTRKLISTKQGLAAAKPDQILDEKCPRCDSNLIIKQGRFGEFTACTSYPECRYIKLKSTGVTCPNDGGDIVERKSRRGRAFYGCANYPDCDFTLWNKPLLESCPKCQAPFLTEKVTKRHGRQLLCHKDECDYIRSEELAVV; encoded by the coding sequence ATGCCTAAGTCGCTAATGGTGGTTGAATCGCCCGCGAAAGCAAAGACCATCAATAAGTACCTCGGCAAGGACTTTAAGGTCGTCGCCTCAATGGGACACATTCGTGATCTACCGAAGAGTAAATTGGGTGTAGATATTGACGAGGGGTTCATTCCGGCGTACGAACCGATTCCTGGCCGAAAGAAGGTTATCAAGGAATTACGAGCGGCGGCTAAGAATGCTGTCCATATTTATGTAGCAACAGACCCGGATCGTGAGGGCGAGGCGATCGGTTGGCACCTGGCCAGTGAACTTGCCGGGAAGAAGCGTAAGATTCACAGGCTTACCTTCAACGAGATTACGAAGACTGCAATTCTTGAAGCACTCGAACACCCCGGTGACATTGATCAGAGAATGGTCGATGCGCAGCAGGCCCGTCGTGTCCTAGACCGCCTTGTTGGCTATAAGCTTAGCCCGCTCTTGTGGGACAAGGTGCGCCGCGGACTAAGCGCTGGTCGGGTGCAATCGGTGGCTTTGCGACTGATTTGTGATCGTGAGCAGGCGATCGAACGATTCCAGCCTGAAGAATACTGGCATATCTTCGCTAGGCTTGCAGCCGGTCAGCCACACGAGTTCGAGGCAAAACTAACAAAGCGGGACGGCGAAACGATCAAAGTCGGTAATGAAGGCGAATCGAAAGTAGTTCTCGAAGCTGTTGCCAACGAGCCATTTATCGTTGACAAGATCGCAACAAAGGAGCGCAAGAAGAGCGCAGCCCCACCGTTCATAACAAGCAAGCTCCAACAGGCATCGAAAATGCCGGTGAAGCGGACGATGATGATTGCTCAGCAACTCTACGAAGGTATCGAGTTGCCTGACGATGGGTCCGTCGGGCTCATTACCTACATGCGGACTGATTCAACTCGTGTCTCGTCCCAGGCGATCGAGGACGTTCGTACCCATATCGCGCAGGTATTCGGTGACGATTACTTACCGAAGACACCGAATACCTTTCGTGCGAAAACCGGCGCTCAGGATGCTCATGAGGCGATACGACCAACTTCAATGCGGTATGACCCCGAGACGGTTAAGGAGCATCTGACACGTGAGCAGTACTCGCTATACCGGATGATCTGGAACCGATTTGTCGCGTCTCAGATGCCTCCTGCTCGATTCGACGACACCACTGTTGATATCGGCGCCGGTCTTTATACCTTCCGGGTAAAGGGATCAGTGCTGAAATTTAAGGGCTGGATGGCCGCCCACGATCTGAACGCTGAGGAGAACGCGACTGAGGGGAATGGCCAGAAAAGTAACGAACCTGGGGACGACATTCTGTCTGGCGCCTTACCGGTGATGCAGCAAGGAGAACAGTTAGAACTTAAACAGCTCCGTCCCGAGCAAAAATTTACGCAACCACCGCCACGGTTCAGTGAGGCAACGCTCGTGAAGGAACTTGAAGAGAATGGCATCGGTCGACCTAGCACGTATGCGGCGATCATTGGGGTGTTACAGACGCGGGAATACGTCGCGAAAATTGAAGGGCGGTTTAAGCCAACTGGTCTCGGCAAACTAGTGACGGAACTACTTGCTAAGAGTTTTGATGACATCCTCGACGTCGAGTACACGAAGGACTTGGAAGATTCACTGGACAAGATTGAAGATGGTAAGGCCGATTATCGCGGCACCATCGAGAATTTCTATGGAAAATTTAGTGCTGACCTAAGTCAGGCGGCCGAATCGATGCCAAACATCAAGGTCGAGGGCTTGCCAAGTGACGAGGTCTGTGACAAGTGCAATTCCCCGATGATTAAGAAGGTCGGTCGCTTTGGTCTCTTCCTTGCGTGCAGTAGCTATCCAGATTTCCAACTGACGCCGGTCGCGAGAAAGTATTTGGCGGAACGGGCCCGGAGCGGCTCTTCGATGAAACTTGGCCGTATTGGGCCACGCCAGTTGCTCGCACTGGAAACGTTGGCCGAAGCCAAGAAGGGGTTGGCCCAATCGGTGCTTCTCAAACACGCCGTAGCGGGGGCGACGTTGCAGCGTTTGGTTGTTCGGGGCTTGCTGCAGGTCGAAGGTCAGTGCCAGAACACCCGTGAACTCGAGAATGGCGATGCCGGGCAGGATGAAGTGGATGAGACCTGTGAGAACTGCGGTAAGGATATGGTCGTCAAGAGGGGACGCTTTGGCCAGTTTCTGGCTTGTTCTGGATATCCAGATTGCAAAACGACGCGAAAACTCATTTCGACGAAGCAAGGCTTGGCAGCAGCCAAGCCGGACCAGATCCTTGATGAAAAATGCCCTCGCTGTGACTCAAATTTGATCATTAAGCAAGGAAGGTTTGGTGAATTCACGGCATGCACCAGCTATCCGGAGTGCCGCTACATTAAGCTGAAAAGTACCGGCGTCACGTGTCCGAACGACGGCGGTGACATCGTTGAGCGAAAATCCCGTCGAGGGAGGGCATTTTACGGATGTGCTAATTACCCGGACTGTGATTTCACACTCTGGAACAAACCACTATTGGAGTCCTGTCCGAAGTGCCAAGCGCCCTTCCTGACGGAGAAGGTGACTAAACGGCACGGTCGCCAGTTGCTCTGCCATAAGGATGAGTGCGACTACATCCGGTCTGAAGAACTTGCGGTTGTGTAG
- the nadD gene encoding nicotinate-nucleotide adenylyltransferase, whose protein sequence is MFERTGLLGGTFDPAHNGHVSIAETAKRVFKLDRVLLIPTRVPPHRLSAPMASPSDRLAMVELAVQGHQGLAASDLELQGPVPTYTTETLQRLIDGGQSRLRLFFITGADAFADITNWQGYPELLDQSHFVVLSRPGHDLSTLRHSLPEIAHRFHEVSLEDLGPFPDKGRTAIFSIEANAPDIASSLIRRRLSVGASIDDLVPRGIAEYIHAHRLYGPSPSGRHFQ, encoded by the coding sequence ATGTTCGAGCGAACCGGCTTGCTCGGCGGAACATTCGACCCTGCACATAATGGACACGTCTCCATCGCTGAAACCGCTAAGCGGGTGTTCAAACTTGACCGTGTGCTCCTAATCCCGACCCGAGTACCGCCACATCGATTATCGGCACCAATGGCGTCGCCTTCGGACCGGTTAGCGATGGTGGAACTGGCAGTCCAGGGGCACCAAGGTTTGGCCGCTTCTGACCTAGAACTACAGGGTCCAGTGCCTACATACACCACAGAAACGCTACAGCGCTTGATTGATGGGGGCCAATCAAGATTGCGATTGTTCTTCATCACTGGCGCTGATGCTTTTGCAGACATCACCAACTGGCAGGGCTATCCAGAGTTACTCGATCAGTCGCACTTCGTCGTTCTATCACGACCTGGCCACGACTTGAGCACACTCCGGCACAGTCTTCCAGAAATAGCACACAGATTTCACGAGGTAAGCCTTGAGGACTTGGGCCCTTTCCCCGATAAGGGACGGACAGCGATTTTTTCGATTGAGGCCAACGCACCAGACATCGCATCCAGTCTGATCCGCCGCCGCTTGTCCGTCGGGGCATCAATAGATGACCTCGTACCGAGAGGCATCGCAGAGTATATCCACGCGCACCGCCTTTATGGACCGTCACCAAGCGGCAGGCACTTTCAATGA
- the rpmA gene encoding 50S ribosomal protein L27: protein MAHKKGQGSSRNGRDSNAQRLGVKKYDGNLVPGGAILIRQRGRRFRPGLNVGLGKDDTLFAKTSGRVRFEDHGARGRVISVLPLET from the coding sequence ATGGCACATAAAAAGGGACAAGGCAGTTCAAGGAACGGACGAGACAGTAATGCCCAGCGGCTGGGTGTCAAGAAATACGACGGCAATCTAGTCCCTGGTGGAGCTATTCTAATCCGGCAACGCGGGCGACGTTTTCGACCAGGCCTCAACGTTGGATTGGGTAAAGACGATACGCTCTTTGCAAAGACTTCTGGCCGAGTGCGCTTTGAGGACCACGGAGCTCGTGGCCGAGTCATTAGCGTGCTTCCCCTCGAAACCTGA
- a CDS encoding tyrosine recombinase XerC, translating to MLSQLKAFLEYLRLNRNLSVHTVRAYESDLNQFICFRAKVLRRSADQVPLSDFDRYAVREFLAELYKRGLSGKSQARKLSAIKMFGQYLQREEQIDEDPVKSIISPKLVRKLPAHLEVNEMAQLLGMPDTKSWRDRRDKAILEVFYASGLRLSELVGLDVEHLDLSERLVRVKGKGGREREVPFNQFAAKAVQDYLDHPERKKVIKKAKLLPVSRRAVRPVRVRENPLFINYRGHRLSTRSVDRLVRRYVKAWAVKMGEDPKEFKHISPHALRHSFATHLLARGMNLRAIQELLGHEELDTTQIYTNLTDDHRTMVYRKSHPRA from the coding sequence ATGCTCAGTCAACTCAAAGCTTTTCTTGAATATTTGCGGTTGAATCGCAATCTTTCGGTGCATACCGTCCGCGCTTACGAGAGCGATCTGAATCAGTTCATCTGTTTTAGAGCGAAGGTGCTCAGACGGTCTGCTGATCAAGTACCCCTCAGCGACTTTGACCGGTATGCTGTCCGGGAGTTCTTGGCAGAACTGTATAAACGAGGCCTATCGGGAAAATCTCAGGCCAGAAAGCTCTCCGCGATTAAGATGTTTGGACAGTATCTTCAACGAGAGGAGCAAATCGACGAGGATCCGGTCAAGAGCATCATTAGTCCCAAGCTAGTGAGAAAGCTTCCAGCCCATCTTGAGGTGAACGAGATGGCACAACTTTTGGGCATGCCTGATACAAAGTCGTGGCGTGATCGTCGAGACAAAGCGATCCTCGAAGTGTTTTACGCGTCGGGTCTACGATTGAGTGAATTGGTTGGGCTTGACGTTGAACACCTTGACCTCAGCGAACGCCTGGTACGTGTCAAAGGTAAGGGCGGGCGGGAACGAGAGGTGCCGTTCAACCAATTTGCGGCGAAAGCCGTTCAAGATTACCTAGACCATCCCGAACGAAAAAAAGTGATTAAGAAGGCGAAGTTGTTACCGGTATCGCGTCGCGCGGTGCGACCCGTGCGTGTTCGAGAGAACCCTTTGTTCATAAATTATCGTGGCCATCGACTATCGACACGTAGTGTTGACCGCCTCGTGCGTCGCTATGTCAAAGCTTGGGCGGTAAAGATGGGTGAGGACCCTAAAGAGTTTAAGCACATCAGTCCGCATGCGTTGCGCCATTCATTTGCCACGCATTTGCTGGCGCGGGGTATGAATCTGCGGGCCATTCAGGAGTTGCTAGGGCACGAGGAGTTGGACACAACGCAGATATACACGAACCTCACTGACGACCACCGAACGATGGTCTACAGGAAGTCTCACCCAAGGGCGTAA
- a CDS encoding tetratricopeptide repeat protein → MNLRIALLLTLATMSTAVSADDRSDAKRQVEFGIEVAERGLWREATYRWNRAVEIDPTYAAAWNNLAIAYEHAGKFDDARKAYEQAGKLDPDNLTIQQNFDLFKELNERTTR, encoded by the coding sequence ATGAATTTGCGTATCGCTCTCCTGTTGACCCTAGCTACCATGTCAACGGCCGTCTCAGCCGATGACCGCTCTGATGCGAAACGTCAGGTGGAGTTTGGCATCGAAGTCGCCGAACGCGGCTTGTGGCGTGAAGCTACATATCGGTGGAACCGAGCTGTGGAGATTGATCCCACCTATGCAGCCGCCTGGAACAACCTTGCCATCGCCTACGAACATGCGGGCAAATTCGATGATGCTCGTAAAGCATACGAGCAAGCTGGCAAACTCGACCCTGACAATCTGACCATACAGCAGAATTTTGACCTATTCAAAGAGCTCAATGAGCGTACGACTCGCTAG
- a CDS encoding ABC-F family ATP-binding cassette domain-containing protein encodes MIHLSAISKGFGARTLLQEVTWQLGPGDRVGLCGPNGAGKTTLLKMMAGSEDPDTGRVVRPNGLTVGYLPQDGLVHSGRTVVDEVKRGQQQLLNLKREMRGLENQLGDASVPAAEHPRLLERYSEAQEAFERQDGYALDQRVETILRGLGFTKEDGKRQSHTFSGGWQMRIALATLLLGRPNLLLLDEPTNHLDLEARNWLETYLSGYPHAVMLVSHDRFFLDAVVTRITEISLKTLTDYPGTYSTYIGERDARLARLREAKRRQEDEIARVRQFVDRFRYQATKAAQVQSRIKMLSKIVTIEVPPERKVVHFKFPNCRKSGRSVITLTGASKTYSSTEVLRPFDLLIERGSRIALVGPNGSGKSTLMRLLAGVESPDTGSRTEGHQLTMQYFAQDEASQLKPTLTVHDTLVAGAPLDAVPAIRNILGAFLFSEDDVYKRVGVLSGGERTRLAVARMLLHPANTLLLDEPTNHLDIDSTDVLLEALMAFDGTLIFVSHDRYFVDRLATQIIEVGQGEALVYPGTYEEFCWNRTQRIAINKTSTTRPIKQSTQEVTGKTKVADQKRAPADARKRRRLAADVRKRQQRAVEAQHRRVTAIEQEINDREAALKKLEVTMSQPDFYKEPKSANTLVAEHQALMWEIGDLMHEWETLQNTSESKRK; translated from the coding sequence ATGATTCATCTTTCTGCCATCTCAAAAGGTTTCGGCGCCCGTACACTACTTCAGGAAGTCACTTGGCAATTAGGTCCTGGCGATCGGGTAGGCCTCTGCGGGCCGAACGGCGCTGGAAAGACCACTCTGCTGAAAATGATGGCTGGCTCCGAGGACCCTGACACGGGACGTGTCGTCAGGCCGAACGGGTTGACGGTCGGGTATCTTCCCCAAGATGGCCTTGTACACTCAGGCCGAACCGTTGTCGACGAAGTTAAGCGTGGTCAGCAGCAACTCCTTAACTTGAAGCGAGAAATGCGCGGCCTTGAGAACCAGCTAGGCGATGCGTCAGTACCAGCAGCTGAACACCCACGTTTACTGGAACGCTACAGTGAGGCACAGGAAGCCTTTGAGCGCCAGGATGGTTATGCACTTGATCAACGAGTTGAGACGATTCTTCGCGGATTAGGGTTCACGAAGGAAGATGGAAAACGTCAAAGCCACACGTTCTCTGGTGGGTGGCAGATGCGTATCGCCCTGGCCACCCTTCTGCTCGGACGCCCTAATTTACTTCTGCTCGATGAGCCGACGAATCATCTTGATTTGGAGGCACGCAACTGGCTCGAAACCTATCTGTCCGGGTATCCGCACGCCGTAATGCTCGTCTCACACGACCGCTTCTTTCTCGATGCTGTCGTTACCCGGATCACCGAGATTAGCCTGAAGACTCTCACTGACTATCCCGGTACTTACAGCACCTACATCGGTGAACGGGATGCTCGCCTCGCACGTCTCCGAGAAGCAAAGCGTCGACAGGAGGACGAGATCGCGCGAGTCCGCCAATTCGTGGACCGGTTTCGCTACCAAGCAACGAAGGCCGCGCAAGTACAGAGTCGTATAAAAATGCTTAGCAAAATCGTAACGATTGAAGTGCCACCCGAGCGAAAAGTCGTGCACTTTAAGTTTCCCAATTGCCGTAAGAGCGGCCGTAGCGTGATCACGTTGACGGGCGCGAGTAAGACCTATAGCAGCACTGAAGTCCTCCGTCCATTCGATTTGTTGATCGAGCGCGGTAGTCGAATCGCGCTCGTCGGGCCAAACGGGTCTGGTAAATCAACACTGATGCGGCTTCTAGCTGGGGTCGAGTCACCTGACACAGGTTCCCGAACCGAGGGCCACCAGCTCACCATGCAGTATTTTGCACAGGACGAAGCCAGCCAACTCAAGCCGACACTGACGGTTCATGACACGTTGGTCGCTGGAGCACCGCTTGACGCTGTGCCCGCGATTCGTAACATCCTCGGGGCATTTCTTTTCTCGGAGGACGACGTTTATAAGCGGGTCGGAGTTCTGTCTGGTGGCGAACGAACGCGGTTAGCGGTGGCGCGAATGCTATTGCACCCAGCTAATACATTACTCCTCGACGAACCGACGAACCATCTCGATATCGATTCCACGGATGTGCTTCTCGAAGCACTTATGGCTTTTGATGGCACCTTGATATTCGTGTCGCACGACCGCTACTTTGTGGATCGGCTAGCAACCCAGATTATCGAAGTCGGCCAGGGTGAGGCGTTAGTCTACCCAGGAACTTACGAGGAGTTTTGCTGGAATCGAACCCAACGGATCGCGATAAACAAAACGTCGACCACAAGGCCAATCAAACAATCCACACAGGAGGTCACCGGTAAGACCAAGGTTGCTGATCAGAAACGCGCACCAGCGGATGCTCGTAAACGCCGTCGGCTAGCAGCAGACGTTCGCAAACGGCAGCAGCGCGCTGTCGAAGCCCAGCACCGCCGCGTGACCGCGATTGAACAGGAAATCAATGACCGGGAAGCTGCTCTCAAGAAGCTTGAAGTAACAATGAGCCAGCCAGATTTCTACAAAGAACCAAAATCAGCGAACACCCTAGTCGCAGAACACCAAGCGCTCATGTGGGAGATCGGCGACCTCATGCATGAGTGGGAAACTCTGCAGAACACTTCGGAGAGTAAGCGCAAGTAA